The DNA region GGTGTTCTTCGGCAGCGATTCGGATGCGCACATGGTCCAGACCGCGAAGCGCAATGCGCAGAGCGCGGGCGTCGCCGGTTTCGTTCATCTGGACAAGCGCGACGCCGTGCATGTCGCGCCGCCGCCGGAGACCGCGCTGGGTCTGGTCATCACTAACCCGCCTTACGGCGAGCGTCTGGGCGACCGCGCCGAGTTGCCGGTGCTCTACCGCGACCTCGGCCAGGCGCTGAAGGATCGTTTTCAGGGCTGGCGTGCCGCCATTCTGGCCGGTGACGAGGAGCTGGGCCGCGCCCTCCGCCTCAGCCCGGACAAGCGCTACGTGCTGTTCAACGGCGCGCTCGAGACGCCGCTGCTGACCTTCGCGCTGCGTCCGCGCGATGCGGCGCCCCGCGAGGCCAGGCCGCTGTCGGCCGGCGCGGAGATGCTGAAGAACCGTCTCGAGAAGAACGTCCGCCATTTGCGCAAGCGGCTGACCCGCGAGGGCATCACCTGCTGGCGCGCATACGACCAGGACCTGCCGGAGTACGCGGCGGCGATTGACGTCTACGAGGACTGGCTGCACATTCAGGAATACAAGGCGCCACAGGACGTGCCGGTCGATGTGGCACGCATCCGCATGCGCGAGATCGGTCGCGTGGCCAGCGAAGTCTTCGGGATTCCCCGCGAGCGGATCGCCGTGAAGACGCGCGAGCGCGGCAAGGGCGGCTCCAAATACGGTCAGTTCGACCACAAGGGCGAATTTGTCGAAGTGGGTGAGGGCGGCCTGCGCTTCCTGATCAACCCGACCGACTACCTCGACACGGGCCTGTTCCTCGATCACCGCCTGGTCCGGGCCAAGATCCGTGAGCTTGCCCCCGGTAAGCATTTTCTCAACCTGTTTGCGTATACGGGTACGGCCAGCGTCTACGCGGCGGCCGGCGACGCGCGCGACACGACGACGGTCGACCTGTCGGGCACCTACCTCGACTGGGCATCGCGTAATCTCGCGCTGAACGGCTTTGAGGGCGCACGTCACCGGCTGGTGCAGGAAGATTCCCTCACCTTCCTCGAGAAGCGCTCGATGCAGTACGGGCTGATCTACGTCGACCCGCCGACGTTCTCCAATTCCAAGCGGGCCGACGACTTCGACGTCCAGCGCGATCACGTCAAGCTGCTGATGCTCTGCCTGGACCGCCTGTTGCCGGACGGGGTCATTGTTTTTTCGAACAATTTCCGCCGGTTCCAGCTTGACAAAGCCGCCCTCGAACCCCATTTCTCCATTGAAGACTGGAGTGCTCCAAGCATCCCGTTCGACTTCGCCCGCCGCCACAACATCCATGGCTGCTGGCTGCTTCGGAAGCCGTACGTGAATCCGTGGAAAACGTGAATTGAGAGTGTAGAAAACTTCAGATTGGATTCAGTGGCAGAGCGCGAATCTGCGCTCAACACCCGGAGGTAACTGTCATGAAAGGTAAGTTCGTAAAGTCCGCCCTCGTCCTCGCCGCTGCGGGTCTGATGGCGTTCGCTCCCGGCGCGTTCGCGCGTGGTGGGTATTACGGCGGCTACCATGGTGGCGGTTACGGCTACCACGGCGGTGGTTACTATGGCGGTCGTGGCGGTTATTACGGTCGCGGTCACTACGACCACGCCGGCCGCTGGATCGCTGGCGCGATCGTCGCCGGTGCGGTGGTGGGTCTGGTCGCGAACGCGACGGCACCGCGCACCGTCGTGTACGACAACGGCCCGACGTATTACGCGCCGCGCCGCACGGTGGTTTACGAGGACGCGCCGCCGGTGGTGACCCGCCGCGTGACCACCACGACCACCTATGTGGACGATGGTTACGGTGGCACGCGCTACATCCGCGACGACGGGTATTGATCGTCGGCAGTCGCTGAATCAGCAGTCGCTGAAACGTTAAGAGAGAGGCCCGGCATTGCCGGGCCTCTTTTTTTGGTCCGCTCTGGAAGACGGTCGCGCTGGAGACAGCTGAGGGCCAGTGAGCGGACCGGGTCACGTCAGCGCACGGCCCCATTCGGCTCCGCGCCCGACCCACGCCGCTTCGCCTTCTTCTTCAGTGTCTCGAACTGCGCCTTGTCGATGGTCTCCACCGACTGGATCTGGCACGGTGGATCGTCTCGTCGCACGATCTTCTCGTCGATCCCGCCGCAGATGCGCATCTCGCCCATGGCCTTGTCGCTGTTGGACGATTTGAAGTGGATGCCTCCCCCAAGATCCATGCGCGGGCAGTCCGTGCTGGTCTTGACGAGGAAGTGATTGGGCCCATTGCGCACGGCCACCGTACGGGCGTCGGCGACGGCCCATTCGTTGATACGGTCGGTACGCATGCAGTCGTTGAATGGAAGCTCGTTGCGCGGCACTGGCGGGGCGTTCTGGGCATGCGCGGACGAGGCACAGGCAAGCAGCACGGAAGCGGCGATCAGGGTGCGGACATTCACGGCGTGGTCCTCCGGGGGAATGTCTCACGTTAAGCCCGAAACGGCCTGGAAGCGAGAGGGGACAGGGCCGGGTGCACCTTTCGTTAAGGTCGTGAAGAGGTGTGCTCACATTCGTTGAACGTTTGCTCGGCCATCCTTTCCGTCATGACTGACGCTCTTTCGGCCGCACAGGAGGCCAGCGCATGATGGTCCGCCCGCTTGGCCTCGAAACCCCCTCATCGGCCCCCGCGGATCTCGCACAGCGCTACCTTGGCGTCCGCCATCGCACTATGGCACTGGCGGCCCGGCTGCGACCCGAAGATACCGTGATCCAGTCCATGCCGGATGCGAGCCCCACGAAGTGGCATCTCGCCCATACGACCTGGTTCTTCGAGCAGTTCATCCTGGCTCGTGACCCGGCGTATGTTTCGCCCCATCCGGAATGGCACTATCTGTTCAATTCGTACTACCAGTCGGTCGGTCCGATGCACGCGCGTCCGCGCCGCGGCATGATCACCCGGCCGGGTCTGGACGAGGTGCTGGATTATCGATCCCGCGTAGACGAGGCCATTGCCGGACGCATCCAGCGCGGTGACGACGAAGCCCTGTCGATGCTGGTCGAGCTCGGCTGCCAGCACGAGCAGCAGCATCAGGAACTGCTGCTCACCGATATCAAACATGCGTTCTCGCAGAACCCCCTGGAGCCAGCCTTCGCTCCGGATGCGCCGCGCGCGCTTTCCGTCGCGGCTCCCGCCCTGCGCTACATTCCCTTCGACGAAGGCGTCGTCAAGATCGGCTACGAGGGCGAGGGCTTCCATTTCGACAATGAGGGCCCGCGCCATCGCGCGTACCGGCAGGCCGGTTCGCTGGCGAATCGTCCTGTCACCAACGCCGAGTACCTCGCTTTCATTCAGGACGGCGGTTATCGCGACGCCATGCTGTGGCTGTCCGATGGTTGGGCGACGGTCAATGCGGAAGGCTGGCAGCATCCGTTGTACTGGGACGAGGCCTGCGAGACCGAATTCACCCTGCAGGGCCGACGCGCGATCGACCCGCACGCGCCTGTGTGTCACATCAGCTATTTCGAGGCCGATGCCTTCGCACGCTGGGCCAGCGCTCGCCTGCCGACGGAAGTCGAGTGGGAGACGATGGCTGCCGACGTACCCGTGCGCGGAAACCTTCAGGACAGCGGGGTGTTCCAGCCACGTGCCTCGTCGTTCGAGACCGATCTTGGACAGATGTACGGCGACGTTTGGGAATGGACCATGAGCCCTTATGTCAGTTACCCGGGCTTCCGTCCGCTGGACGGAGCGCTGGGCGAATACAACGGAAAGTTCATGAACGGGCAGTGGATCCTTCGCGGGGGCTCCTGCGCTACGCCCGCCGATCATGTTCGCGCCTCTTACCGCAACTTTTTTCCTCCCCATGCCCGCTGGCAGTTCACGGGGATACGACTGGGAAACGATCGATGAGCGCTCAACCGAAAGACATCCGTGTCGACGACCGCCACCCGGATGTCGAGGACACCCTCGAGACCGTACGCCGTGGCCTCGGGGCGAAGATCAAGAAGCTGCCGTCGCGCCTCTTTTACGACGAACGTGGTTCGGCTCTGTTCGAGGCGATCTGCGAACAGCCCGAGTACTACCTCACCCGCACGGAAATCGCGATCATGCGCGATCATGCGGGCGATATCGCCGATGTCATCGGGCCGGACGTGCGTCTGGTCGAGTACGGCAGCGGCAGCGGCATCAAGACGCGCATGCTGCTCGAACACCTCGAGACGCCGGTGGCTTACGTCCCGGTGGAGATCTCTCGCACCGCGCTGATGGAAAGCGTCGCCGAACTTGCGACCCGCTTCCCGAACGTGCCGATGCAGCCGGTGTGTGCCGACTTTACGCAGCCGCTTCGCCTGCCGGTCGCGTCGCGCTCGCCACGTCGCACAGTGATCTATTTTCCGGGGTCGACCATCGGCAATTTTGAGGCAAAGGACGCGGTGAAGATTCTTCGCCAGATGCGTACCGAGATGAGCGACGGCGGCGGCGTGCTGATCGGTGTCGACCTGAAGAAGGACGTCGCGGAGATCGAAGCGGCCTACAACGACGAGGCAGGCATCACGCGCGACTTCACCCTCAACATGCTGGTTCGTCTCAATCGGGAAATCGGGACCGACTTCGATGTCGACGCTTTCCGTCATCGCGCGCGCTACAACGTGCTGGCAGGTCGGATCGAGACGTCGCTGGTGAGCACGAAGCAGCAAGTGGTGCACGTGCGCGACGAGGCCTTCAGCTTCCGCGCGGACGAAGCGATGCATGTGGAATACAGCTGCAAGTATTCGCTGGACGATTTCGCGCAGATGGCGAACAAAGCCGGGCTGTCCGTGGCGCAGGTCTGGATGGACGAGGACCGCCGTTTCAGTGTGCAGTATCTGGTCCGGTCGACACCGGTGGTGGCCTGAAGCCAGCCGTAGCATTGTAGGAGCGCGCCCCGCGCGCGAAAACGGTCGGCGTCGCCGTGTGATGGTGGCGCACGCCGGATGTCGCGCGCGAGGCGCGCTCCTACAGTGGTGACGCTAGGTTGGTGGGTTAGCCGGGGCGCCTCGCCCCCAGGGATACCAGCAAGTCCTGCGCCGTGCGAATTCGCTCGGCCGAACCCGGCAGCTCCAGAATGACGCGCAGCTTGTCCTGCCCGTCCATCTTGAAAACCCGGGGCTGCTGCTGGATCAGCTTGATCAGCGCCATCGGGTCGATATCCGGTTTATCGCGGAACGTGATACGTCCGCCATTGGCGCCGAAGTCCACCTTGCGGATACCCAGCGGCGTCGCCATCAGTTTCAGCTGGGCGACCGCGAACAGGCACTTGATCTGATCCGGCAGAAGGCCGAAGCGATCGATCATTTCCACCTGCAACTCGCGCAGCCCATGTTCGTCGCGCGCGCTGGCGATGCGTTTGTATAGGGTTAGTCGTGCATGGACATCCGGCAGGTAGTCCTCCGGAATCAGCGCGGGAAGATGCAGTTCGACCTCGGTCTCGTGCTCCGAGGTGAGATCGAAGTCCGGCACTTTGCCCGACTTCAGTGCACGTACGGCGCGGTCGAGCAGTTCCGTGTACAGACCGAAACCGATTTCCTGGATCTGGCCCGATTGTTCTTCGCCGAGCATCTCGCCCGCGCCGCGAATTTCGAGATCGTGCGTGGCGAGCGTGAAGCCGGCGCCGAGTTCTTCCAGCGAGGCCAGCGCTTCGAGACGCTTTTCCGCATCGGCGGTCATCGCCTTGCGGTCGGGCACGATCAGGTACGCGTAAGCGCGGTGATGCGAACGACCGACGCGTCCGCGCAGCTGGTGCAGCTGCGCGAGACCGAAGCGATCGGCGCGGTTGACCACGATGGTGTTGGCGGTCGGGATATCGATGCCGGATTCGATGATGGTCGTCGACACCAGCACGTTGAATCGCTGGCGGTGGAAGTCCGCCATGACCTGTTCGAGGTCGCGCTCCGGCATCTGCCCATGGGCGACGCGAATGCGCGCTTCAGGTACCAGTTCGCCCAGCTCGCGTGCGATGCGCTCGATGGATTCGACTTCGTTGTGCAGGAAGTAGACCTGTCCGCCACGGGCCAGCTCGCGCTGGATCGCTTCGCGGATCAGGGCGGGCTGGTACGTGGAGATCAGTGTGCGCACGGCGGTCCGGTGGGCCGGCGGCGTCGCGATGATCGACAGGTCGCGCAGCCCGCTCATCGCCATGTTGAGCGTGCGCGGGATCGGCGTGGCGGTCAGGGTCAGCAGGTCGACCTCCGCACGCAGTTTTTTCAGCTGCTCTTTCTGGCGGACGCCGAAACGCTGCTCCTCGTCGACGATGACCAGGCCCAGATCCTTGAACCGGATCTCGGGGCCAAGCAGCTTGTGGGTGCCGACGATGACATCGATCTGCCCTTCGGCGAGGCGCTCCAGCGCGCCGTCCACTTCCTTCTTCGACTTGAAGCGCGAGATGACGTCCACCCGGACCGGCCAGTCGGCGAAGCGATCGGCGAAGTTGCGGTAATGCTGCTGGGCGAGCAGGGTGGTAGGCACCAGGACGGCCACCTGTTTGCCGGCCGTCGCGGCGGCGAAAGCGGCGCGGAGTGCCACCTCGGTCTTGCCGAAGCCGACATCGCCGCAGACGACGCGATCCATTGCACGGGGTGCGGCGAGGTCGACGATCACGGAATCGATGGCGGCCTGCTGATCGGGCGTTTCCTCGAAGGGGAAGGTCGCCGCGAATTCCTCGATCATCTGCCGGTCGACGGACAGTGACTGGCCCTGACGGGCTTCGCGCTGCGCGTAGATGCCAAGCAGCTCGGCCGCCACGTCGCGGACCTTTTCGGCGGCCTTCTTGCGCGCACGTTCCCAGGCATCGCCGCCCAGGGAGTGCAGCGGCGCCAGTTCGGGCGCGGTGCCGGTGTAGCGGCTGACCAGGCCCAGCTGGGCCACGGGCACGTAGAGCTTGTCGCCCTTGGCGTACTCGATGGTCAGGAATTCGCCCGGCATATCGCCGACATCGAGCGAAAGCAGGCCCTGATAGCGGCCCACACCGTGGTCGATATGGACGATGGGCGAGCCGATGGACAGCTCCGTCAGATCCTTGATGATGCTTTCGGGATCGCGGGCGGCACCGGCACGGCGCTTGCGATCGGTGCGCACACGCTCGCCGAACAGCTCGCGCTCGGTGAGCACGGTGAACGCGGGCCTGGTGATCGCGAAGCCTTGCTCGAGCGAGGCGACGGTGATCGCCAGCTTCTCGTCGCGGGCGAGGAAGTCTTTCCAGCCGTCGAGGATGGCCGGCTTCAGCCCCGCGCCCGCGAGCTGTTCGATCAGGGCTTCGCGGCGGCCGGCGGAATCCGCGGCGATCAGCACGCTGCCCTTGTAGCTGGCGAGGAAGTGCCGTAGCGCGGTGCCCGGCTCTTCGCCCTTGCGGTTGAGCGGCACCTCGGGTGCGGGCTGCGTGCCCAGGTCCACGGCGTGCTCGTGATCGCTGGCCACGACATCCACGCGCACCTGCTTGTTCAGGCGCTCGCGCAGTTGCTCGGGCGGCAGGTAGATCTCGGCCGGCGGAAGCACCGGACGCTCGATGTCGTGCGCGCGCTGGTCATAGCGCTCGGCGGTATGGGTCCAGAACTGCTCCGCCGACGCCAGCGCACCTTCGCCCAGGACGAACATCGCATCGCCAGCGATGTAGTCGAACAGGGTTTCGGTGGCGGGGAAGAAAAGCGGCAGGTAGTACTCGATGCCGCCCGGCGTGACGCCTTCCTTCATATCCTGGTAGAGCGGGCAGCGACGGATGTCGATCGGAAAACGTTCGCGCAGGTTGGCACGAAAGTTTTTGGCGGCGTCTTCGGTCAACGGGAATTCGCGGGCGGGGAGCAGGTCCACGCTGTCGACCTGGTGCGTGGAGCGCTGGGTTTCGGTGTCGAAGCTGCGGATCGACTCGATCTCGTCGTCGAACAGTTCGACGCGATACGGCTCGCTCGCGCCCATGGCATAGATGTCGATCAGCGCGCCACGCACGGCGAAGTCGCCCGGCTCGGCGACCTGCGGCACGTTGCGGTAGCCGGCGGCTTCGAGGCGACGCTGCTCGGCGCCCAGGTCCAGCTTCTGACCCTTGCGCAGCACCAGCCCGGAACCGGTGATGTGCGTACGCGGGGCGATGCGCTGCATCAGGGTCGCCACCGGCACGACCAGCACACCGCGCCGGGTGCTGGGTAGCCGGTAGAGGGTCGCGATGCGCTGGGAAACGACTTCCGGGTGCGGGCTGAAGACGTCGTACGGCAGCGTTTCCCAGTCCGGGAAGTGCAGCACGGGCAGTTCGCCCGCGAACACCGCCAGCTCGCTTTCGAGGTTATCGGCGCTGCGGGTGTCGCGGGTGACCACGACCAGCAGGCCTTCGTGCGCGCGCGCCGCCTCGGCGACTTCGAGCGCCCAGGCCGAGCCATGGGGCGTGGCCCAGTAGCGGCGTGTCTTGGCGGTGGTGGGCAGCGGCGGGCGGGTCAGAGCTAGAGGCATGAAGTCGGCTTGGTCGCTTGCGGACAAGCCGACGATTGTACTACCCCGGGGTGAAGCGGCTGGCTAGGCCAGCCTCAGTCCGCGATATCCGGCTCGAAGAAGCTCCACCGCACGTCCTTGAACTCCGACTTGAAGTCCGCCTCCACGATGTTGATCGCTTCGACCATGGCGCGCGCGGTCGGCGCCGCGGCCATCTTCGCCTTGATCGCCACCATCACCTCGTTGCCCATCTGCACGGTCAGCAGGTTGTAGACCGTGTCGATTTCAGGGCGGCCCTGGAGGAAAGCCATCATCTGCACACGGCGCCTCGGCTCCACGCCCTGGCCGATCAGCAGCGCCTTGACCTCGCGGGCGACCGCGACGGCTACCACGATAAGCAGCACGCCAATGGCGATCGTGCCGATAGCGTCGAATATCAGGTTGCCGGTCAGCATGGTCAGCAACACGGCGATCAGTGCCAGGCAGAGGCCGAGCAGAGCGGCCAGGTCTTCACCGAAGATCACCAGCAGCTCGCTCGCCCGCGTCTCGCGAAACCACTGCCACAGAGGCTGGTCGCCGCGCGCCTTGTTCACTTCCTGCATGCAGCCATGCATGGAAACGCCTTCGGTGATGATGGAAAACACCAGCACGCCGACGGCCAGCCATGCCCATTTGAGCGGCTCGGGATGGGTGAGCTTATGGACGCCCTCGTAAACCGAGAACATGCCGCCCACGCTGAAAAGCAGGATGGCGACGAGAAAAGACCAGAAATACAGCGCACGCCCCCAGCCCAGTGGGTACTCGGACGACGGCGGCCGCTTGGCCTGCTTCATGCCGAGCAGCAACAGGCCCTGGTTGCCGCAGTCGGCGAGCGAATGCACCGCTTCCGCGAGCATCGCACCGGATCCGGTAAAGAGGGCCGCGACGAGCTTGGCGACGAAAATGGCGAAGTTGGCGCCAAGCGCGAGAAAAATCGCGCGCTTCGAATCGGAATGTCCCGACATGTGATCCCTGTCCCGGTAAGTGATCGAAAGATCTTACCGTATGACGCCGACACCCACGCCGAAACTGATGTTCGGGTGGCCACCCGACATTTCCTTGGCCGTCCACACGTGCGACTGGTTCACCGAAACCAGCGGGAAGGTGTACGACGCCTGCCCGACATTGGACGCGCGCGTGCCATTCAGGCGGCCCGCGACTGTCACCAGGCCGCCGGCCGGGTAGTCGAGGCTTTCGACGTAGCCAGGCATGGCGGCGATAAACCGGCCGTTGCCGGTGTCGTTCGCCTGCGGCCGCTGCGAACCATCGAGCGGATAGGCGAGGATCTCGATCTCGCTGTGGTCGGCAAAGTTGCTGACCCTGACGATGCGGCCACCCCAGATCACGTCCGAGTTGCCGTAGCGTTCCGGCTCGCGCGCCACCTGGGAGGGCGGCACGGCGGCGTTGTTTGCGGTGGCCTTGTAAATCGGCGCCGGCGCGCAGGCGGACAGCGCGAGGGTGAGCAGGGCGGCAGGAACGGCTAAACGAACGATGGTCGGGCGCATGGGTCGGCTCCTGGCATGTATCGCCAATTTAGCGCCGACGGACTGAACGGGGCGCGTGCGGACTGTGGGCAGGCTCTTCATCCTTGCCTTCTTCCACGAGCCAGGTCAGCCGGTATTCGGATTCGCCCGGCTTTCCCAAAAGCTTCGGCAGCAGCTTGAGCGAATCGCGGATCGTTTCATCGAGTTTCCACGGCGCATTCACGATCGCGATGCCCGTGCCGTTGAGACGTAGCGGGGAGTCGTCGGGACGCAGCAGCAGTTCGGCGACCAGGACGCGTTTAGCGCCACACTTGGTCAGCCAGCGATGGAACGGCTGCACGTGGCTGCGCAGCTTGATCGGGTACCAGACCGCGTAGACGCCGGTCGGCCACTTTTCCAGCGCGGCCTTGAGCGTCTTCTCGATGATGCGGAACTCGGCTTCCTGAGCCTCGAACGGCGGATCGATCAGGACCAGGCCGCGCTTTTCTTTTGGCGGAACGAAGGCTTTCATCGCCTCGTAGCCATCACGCTCGTGCACATGGATGCGCTTGTCGTGGTGGAACAGCTGGCGGAGTGCGCCTGACTCGTCATTGCGTACGTCGACCATCTGCGCCGAGTCGGTCTCGCGCATCAGATGGACGGCGATCCACGGCGAGCCGGGATAGAAGCGCAGCGAGTCGCTGCCTTCGTTCAACGCGCGGACGATCTCGAGGTACTTCCACAGCAGGGGCGGCAGGCCGGAGGCGGTCTTGAGGACGCCGAAGCCTTCGTCGGCCTCGGCGGTCTTGCGCGCCTCGTTGCCTTGCAGGTCGTATCGACCGCTGCCGGCGTGAGTGTCGATGTAGCAGAAGGGCGAGGCCTTCTGCTTCAGCGAGTCGATCAGGGCCACGAGCACCATGTGCTTGAGGACATCGGCAAAGTTGCCGGCATGGTAGGCGTGGCGATAATTCATTGGGAGATTATAGCGGCCAAAAGCCGCCAATCCCCATGTAGGAGCGCGCCTGTAATGGCCGGGTTTTTCAGGACCACCAAGTAGGAGCAAAATCTCCTGCGAGGTGAATCATGGCTCATAGAAAAATTCCGGCAGCGGTCAAAGCCGAGGCAATACGACTGGTGGTCGAGGTGGGATATACCCCGCCTCAAGCCGCTCAGATGATGGGTCTGGGGCCGACGGCCCTGAGGCGATGGGTGGAGGAATGGCGTGAACGGCAAGCGGCGATACCGGACGATCCGGTGGAGCAGCGGCGCCTCATCGCGCAGCTTCAGGGACAGCTGAAAGCCTCTGAAGACGCTCGTGCGGTGTTGGCACAGGAGCGTGACGTCCTAAAAAAACAGTTGCCCTCTCACCTGGCCGCCATCTTGCGAAAGCCGAGATCGTCCAAAAGGTGAGAGGGGATTTGTCGATACGACAGGTCTACGCGATTCTTGGCTGGCCCCGGAGCCGGCACTACGCCCCCGTCAAGGCGGCTCCCGCCATCGACGAAGGGCTTGCCCAGACCGCTCTGGCCATTCATCGGGATAGTCGCCGCAGCTATGGCGCACGCCGCCTTGCGCGCAGCCTGTGCCGGCACGGCTTTCGTGTGGGTCGCGAACGGGCGGCGACACTGATGCGCCGGCTGGACATTCGACTGAGGAAGAAGCGGTTTCATTACGCCAGACGCAACACGAAACCTGCACCGGCCGAAAATATCGTCAACCGACAGTTCGATCCGGCGCGTCCCAACCAGACCTGGGCCGGCGACATCACCTTCATCCGAACGGGCCAGGGCTTCCTCTATCTGGCCATCGTGGTCGATCTGTACTCCCGGCGAATCGTCGGCTGGGCCACAAGCCACACGCCCGATTCACGACTGGCCATCAAGGCCAACGAACTGGCCATCGGCTTGCGCCAGCCGGCTCCCGGGTTAGTCATGCACACCGATCAGGGCGCCTCGTACACCTCCGATCGCTACACCCAACATCTGGCCCGGCACGGCATCGTTCAAAGCATGAGCCGAAAGGGGAACTGCTGGGACAACGCCGTCGTCGAACGCGTCTTCCGAAGCCTTAAACAGGAGTGGTTCGGCGAGGAAACCTTCCCGACCCGAGCTCTGGCATCACAAGACGCGATCGACTATCTGGTTCGCTATTACAACCACGAGCGCCTGCACTCCGCGCTCGACTACCGCCCGCCAGCCGAGTTTGAGAGGATGGCGGCTTAACGCTCCTATGCGTGGTCCTCAAATACCCGGCCACTACAGCCCTGCGCGCGACTCCTCGTGCGCGCGATTCCTCATGCGCGCGATGCCCCTCAATACGCGAAGGTCACCCGCTTCTTCACCGCATCGCCCTTCTCAATCCGGTCCAGCACGCCGATGGCAAAGTCAGCGGTCGAAATCCGGCTGTGCCCGTCACCATCCATAAGCAACTGATCGCCACCCACCCGGAAGCTCCCCTTACGTTCACCGGGCGCGATCTCCGCCGCCGGGCTGATGTAGGTCCAGTCCACACGGGCATCGCTGCCGCTGAACGCCTTCAGCGCCTCGATCTGCGAGTTCGCCGAGGCCTTCCAGGCTTCCGGAAAGTTCGGGTCGTCGATCACGCGCACGCCCGGTGCGGTCTCCAGGCTGCCCGCGCCACCGACCCAGGCGAAGCGCTTCACACCGGCCGCCGCGAGTGCGTCGAGCAACGCGGTCGCCTGCTTCGGCACATTGGCCGGCGTGGCATGGTCGTTCAGGCTGGCGATGGCGGCATCGGCCCCGGCAAGGGCGGGGGCAAACGAGGTGGCGTCGGCCACGTCACCTTTGACGACCTCGAGCTTCGGGTTCTTCGTGGCCAGTTTCGCAGGATCGCGAACGACGGCGGTGACCTCATGCCCGCGGGCCAGAGCCTCGTCGAGGATCACGTTGCCGATGTTGCCGGTGGCGCCGAACAGAACGATCTTCATGGGAATGGCCTTGGTGTCGGAAGTCAGGCAGCTAGGATGCGCCGGCGATCGTTTCCGAAAAACGCCTCATGGCGCAATTCATCGTAAAGTATCGCTTTACGACAGGGACCGACTCTTGGCCGCCGCAGACGTCAATCTGAACCGCCTGGCCGTCTTCGTCGCCCTCGTCAGGGCGGGGTCCTTCACTGCCGCAGCCGGGCAGCTGGGGACGACCAAGGCTATGGTCAGCCAGCACCTGGCAAAGCTGGAAGACGAACTCGGCGTCGCGTTGATGGTGCGCAGTACACGGCGGATGGCGCTGACCGATGCCGGTGAGCGCTTTCACGAAGACTGCGCCCGCATTCTCGCCGATGCCGAAGATGCGATCACCCGGCTGGGCGAGTGCCGTGACACGCCGATGGGCGTGCTTCGCGTCACGGCTGCCAGCGACCATGGCACCACCGTCGTCGCCCCGGCGCTCGCCGAGTTCGCCGAGCGCTATCCGCAGGTGAGGGTGGAACTGGTCGTCACCGACACCGTGTCCGATCTGATCGCCGAGCGGTTCGATCTGGCCATCCGTATCGGCTGGCTGCGCGACTCGAGCCTGCGTGCCGCCCGGCTGGCCGC from Luteibacter mycovicinus includes:
- the egtD gene encoding L-histidine N(alpha)-methyltransferase; this encodes MSAQPKDIRVDDRHPDVEDTLETVRRGLGAKIKKLPSRLFYDERGSALFEAICEQPEYYLTRTEIAIMRDHAGDIADVIGPDVRLVEYGSGSGIKTRMLLEHLETPVAYVPVEISRTALMESVAELATRFPNVPMQPVCADFTQPLRLPVASRSPRRTVIYFPGSTIGNFEAKDAVKILRQMRTEMSDGGGVLIGVDLKKDVAEIEAAYNDEAGITRDFTLNMLVRLNREIGTDFDVDAFRHRARYNVLAGRIETSLVSTKQQVVHVRDEAFSFRADEAMHVEYSCKYSLDDFAQMANKAGLSVAQVWMDEDRRFSVQYLVRSTPVVA
- a CDS encoding DUF6491 family protein, translated to MNVRTLIAASVLLACASSAHAQNAPPVPRNELPFNDCMRTDRINEWAVADARTVAVRNGPNHFLVKTSTDCPRMDLGGGIHFKSSNSDKAMGEMRICGGIDEKIVRRDDPPCQIQSVETIDKAQFETLKKKAKRRGSGAEPNGAVR
- the egtB gene encoding ergothioneine biosynthesis protein EgtB; the encoded protein is MVRPLGLETPSSAPADLAQRYLGVRHRTMALAARLRPEDTVIQSMPDASPTKWHLAHTTWFFEQFILARDPAYVSPHPEWHYLFNSYYQSVGPMHARPRRGMITRPGLDEVLDYRSRVDEAIAGRIQRGDDEALSMLVELGCQHEQQHQELLLTDIKHAFSQNPLEPAFAPDAPRALSVAAPALRYIPFDEGVVKIGYEGEGFHFDNEGPRHRAYRQAGSLANRPVTNAEYLAFIQDGGYRDAMLWLSDGWATVNAEGWQHPLYWDEACETEFTLQGRRAIDPHAPVCHISYFEADAFARWASARLPTEVEWETMAADVPVRGNLQDSGVFQPRASSFETDLGQMYGDVWEWTMSPYVSYPGFRPLDGALGEYNGKFMNGQWILRGGSCATPADHVRASYRNFFPPHARWQFTGIRLGNDR
- the rlmKL gene encoding bifunctional 23S rRNA (guanine(2069)-N(7))-methyltransferase RlmK/23S rRNA (guanine(2445)-N(2))-methyltransferase RlmL; translated protein: MSHFFATCPKGLEYLLKDELIALGAGDVREALAGVSFTGSIETAYRACLWSRMASRVLLPLAEFDAADQDALYAGVQDIDWSEHLAPHGTMAVDANTAQSKLNHSQFIALKTKDAIVDQFRAASGARPDVDPEEPDLRVNVRLRRDRATLSIDLSGLPLHRRNWREQQGEAPLKENLAAAMLVRAQWPRIYAEGGALVDPMCGSGTLLIEGALMAADVAPGLRRDYFGFLGWAKHDYSLWRTIYDEARARAEEGLRALRPVFFGSDSDAHMVQTAKRNAQSAGVAGFVHLDKRDAVHVAPPPETALGLVITNPPYGERLGDRAELPVLYRDLGQALKDRFQGWRAAILAGDEELGRALRLSPDKRYVLFNGALETPLLTFALRPRDAAPREARPLSAGAEMLKNRLEKNVRHLRKRLTREGITCWRAYDQDLPEYAAAIDVYEDWLHIQEYKAPQDVPVDVARIRMREIGRVASEVFGIPRERIAVKTRERGKGGSKYGQFDHKGEFVEVGEGGLRFLINPTDYLDTGLFLDHRLVRAKIRELAPGKHFLNLFAYTGTASVYAAAGDARDTTTVDLSGTYLDWASRNLALNGFEGARHRLVQEDSLTFLEKRSMQYGLIYVDPPTFSNSKRADDFDVQRDHVKLLMLCLDRLLPDGVIVFSNNFRRFQLDKAALEPHFSIEDWSAPSIPFDFARRHNIHGCWLLRKPYVNPWKT